From one bacterium genomic stretch:
- a CDS encoding type II toxin-antitoxin system HicA family toxin — protein MGKLPLLSGSALCKVLKKTGYLKDHQTGSHIILRNIHPPHRRLTVPNHKEIAKGTLRAIIRQAGLTLEEFQDLLSR, from the coding sequence TTGGGTAAACTGCCATTATTATCCGGTTCCGCGCTCTGTAAAGTACTCAAGAAAACAGGATACCTTAAAGACCATCAGACTGGCAGCCATATTATTTTAAGAAATATACATCCGCCGCACCGCCGGTTAACAGTACCTAATCACAAGGAAATCGCAAAAGGAACTCTTCGAGCGATTATTCGGCAGGCGGGATTGACATTGGAAGAATTCCAGGACTTGCTGTCCCGCTAA
- a CDS encoding type II toxin-antitoxin system HicB family antitoxin: protein MKYRIIIERDEDGIFVAECPSLPGCISQGKTRKEALMNIKDAMTGYLKSLKKHHEPIPPSILEEVVEVAIG, encoded by the coding sequence ATGAAGTATCGCATAATTATTGAACGAGATGAGGATGGCATTTTCGTTGCCGAATGCCCTTCCTTACCTGGCTGCATTTCCCAGGGAAAGACGCGTAAAGAAGCCTTAATGAACATCAAAGATGCAATGACCGGATATTTAAAAAGTTTGAAAAAACACCATGAGCCCATCCCACCTTCGATATTAGAAGAAGTAGTTGAAGTAGCAATTGGGTAA